In Gemmatimonadetes bacterium T265, one DNA window encodes the following:
- a CDS encoding glyoxalase, whose protein sequence is MRLEHLAVWTRDADSLERLRAFYVTHFGAVAGPRYASARRPGFLSYFLRFPAPGPDDAPGARLELMTAPDLAAVDLAAPARGESIGYAHLALAVGDRAAVDALVARLRAAGVPVLSGPRETGDGYYEAAVRDPDGNLVEVMADPRAAPGVR, encoded by the coding sequence GTGCGCCTCGAGCACCTCGCCGTCTGGACGCGCGACGCGGACAGCCTGGAGCGCCTCCGGGCGTTCTACGTCACCCACTTCGGCGCCGTCGCGGGGCCGCGCTACGCGAGCGCGCGCCGGCCGGGCTTCCTCTCGTACTTCCTCCGCTTCCCCGCGCCGGGGCCGGACGACGCGCCGGGCGCTCGGCTGGAGCTGATGACCGCCCCGGACCTCGCCGCGGTGGACCTCGCCGCGCCGGCGCGCGGCGAATCGATCGGCTACGCCCACCTCGCGCTCGCCGTCGGCGACCGCGCGGCCGTGGACGCGCTCGTCGCGCGGCTGCGCGCGGCCGGGGTGCCCGTGCTCTCGGGCCCGCGCGAGACGGGCGACGGCTACTACGAGGCCGCGGTCCGCGACCCCGACGGCAACCTCGTCGAGGTCATGGCCGACCCGCGCGCGGCGCCGGGGGTGCGTTAG
- a CDS encoding esterase encodes MSGPDAPTVDAPRVHHVEVPRTARYYTLGGGPATRAVWLALHGYGQLAEYFARHFAPHAAAHLVVAPEALSRFYLPAPGGAPGGGGANGAPRVGATWMTREDRLNEIGDYVRYLDRALDAATEAAAVDLAGAPLAVLGFSQGTATACRWAAHRHADGLAPPARVVLWGGAVPHDFDLAGPDGDALRGARLTLVAGDADEFATPAAVAEQEARLADAGVAYEVVRYPGGHRLDGAALGRVLGG; translated from the coding sequence GTGAGCGGGCCCGACGCGCCGACGGTCGACGCGCCCCGCGTCCACCACGTCGAGGTGCCGCGCACCGCGCGGTACTACACGCTCGGCGGCGGCCCCGCGACGCGCGCGGTGTGGCTCGCGCTGCACGGCTACGGCCAGCTCGCGGAGTACTTCGCGCGCCACTTCGCGCCCCACGCGGCGGCCCACCTCGTCGTCGCGCCCGAGGCGCTCTCCCGCTTCTACCTTCCCGCGCCGGGCGGCGCCCCCGGCGGGGGCGGCGCGAACGGCGCGCCACGCGTCGGCGCGACGTGGATGACGCGCGAGGACCGGCTGAACGAGATCGGCGACTACGTGCGCTACCTCGACCGCGCGCTCGACGCCGCGACCGAGGCAGCCGCCGTCGACCTCGCCGGCGCGCCGCTCGCCGTGCTCGGCTTCTCGCAGGGGACCGCGACCGCGTGCCGCTGGGCCGCGCACCGCCACGCCGACGGGCTCGCGCCGCCCGCCCGCGTCGTGCTCTGGGGCGGCGCGGTGCCGCACGACTTCGACCTCGCCGGCCCGGACGGCGACGCGCTGCGGGGCGCGCGCCTCACGCTCGTCGCGGGCGACGCCGACGAGTTCGCGACGCCGGCCGCGGTCGCCGAGCAGGAGGCGCGGCTGGCGGACGCGGGCGTGGCGTACGAGGTCGTCCGCTACCCCGGCGGGCACCGGCTGGACGGCGCGGCGTTAGGCCGCGTCCTCGGCGGCTGA
- a CDS encoding alanine racemase codes for MPLYLEQLETPAPLVDLDRLALNLDRMAAYCAMHGFGLRPHVKTHKSPRIAAEQLRLGAGGVTCATVREAEVMAELTDDVLLAYPLVGMTALRRLTNLAPSVRITVALDSERAAAQLAAAASEIGRTVGVLVELDVGMRRTGVRDGAAAVALATYVADQTALRFDGLAFYPGHVRQTIAHQAPAMGDVARHVAAAVRALEAVGLPPRIVSGGSTPAAWRMHEIPQLTEVRPGTYVYNDRVTAAIGACEWDECAFSVLATVVSTAVPGQAVVDAGTKALGREPIDAARVADGEADGDGGAWERGVAGARVDGFGALVDRPEVVVSRMSEEHGILDLSRTDWRPEVGEQVRVVPNHACVAVALNDMMFGVRDDVVETRWPVAARGRVAPEAVPGW; via the coding sequence ATGCCTCTATACCTGGAGCAGCTCGAGACCCCGGCGCCGCTCGTCGACCTCGACCGGCTGGCGCTCAACCTCGACCGCATGGCCGCGTACTGCGCCATGCACGGCTTCGGCCTGCGCCCGCACGTGAAGACGCACAAGTCGCCCCGCATCGCGGCCGAACAGCTGCGGCTGGGCGCGGGGGGCGTCACGTGCGCGACCGTGCGCGAGGCGGAGGTGATGGCGGAGCTCACGGACGACGTACTCCTCGCCTACCCGCTCGTCGGGATGACGGCGCTCAGGCGGCTGACGAACCTCGCGCCGAGCGTGCGCATCACGGTCGCGCTCGACTCGGAGCGCGCGGCCGCGCAGCTCGCGGCGGCGGCCTCGGAGATCGGGCGCACGGTGGGCGTGCTCGTCGAACTCGACGTCGGCATGCGGCGCACGGGGGTGCGGGACGGGGCCGCGGCGGTCGCGCTGGCGACGTACGTCGCCGACCAGACCGCGCTGCGCTTCGACGGGCTGGCATTCTACCCCGGGCACGTGCGCCAGACAATCGCGCACCAGGCGCCGGCGATGGGCGACGTGGCACGGCACGTGGCCGCGGCGGTGCGCGCGCTCGAGGCCGTGGGGCTGCCGCCGCGCATCGTGAGCGGCGGCTCGACGCCCGCCGCGTGGCGCATGCACGAGATCCCGCAGCTCACCGAGGTGCGGCCGGGGACGTACGTCTACAACGACCGCGTCACGGCCGCGATCGGCGCGTGCGAGTGGGACGAGTGCGCGTTCTCGGTGCTCGCCACGGTGGTGAGCACGGCGGTGCCGGGGCAGGCCGTGGTCGACGCGGGCACCAAGGCGTTAGGCCGCGAGCCGATCGACGCCGCCCGGGTCGCGGACGGCGAAGCCGACGGCGACGGGGGCGCCTGGGAGCGCGGCGTCGCGGGCGCCCGGGTCGACGGCTTCGGCGCGCTCGTCGACCGCCCCGAGGTCGTCGTCAGCCGGATGAGCGAGGAGCACGGCATCCTCGACCTGTCGCGCACGGACTGGCGCCCCGAGGTCGGCGAGCAGGTGCGCGTGGTGCCGAACCACGCGTGCGTCGCGGTCGCGCTCAACGACATGATGTTCGGCGTGCGCGACGACGTCGTCGAGACGCGCTGGCCGGTCGCGGCGCGCGGCCGCGTCGCGCCGGAGGCCGTGCCGGGGTGGTGA
- the dinP gene encoding DNA polymerase IV: MTTGAPVVRRILLSDSDAFFTQCARAADPEGAGRARLLIVGGSAAGRGVVTSASYEARAYGVRAGMPTAMAVRRCPGAMVVPVPKDVVGRTSRAIFAALARFAPVFEPASVDEAYLDLTGTEAVYGGEPLAATARRIRRAVLDETGFSVSLGGGTSKLVAKMAAEAAKPKPGTGADGVHVVAPGGEAEFMRRFALGDIPGVGPVFAERLARLGLRTVDDARAVDRAALEGLLGARGGGWLWERVRGIDARPVAPRARAKSHSREDTFPRDVADDAVLVGELLRLAEHVVDDLRADGLTARRVVVKLKSAEFAVRSGSQTLAEPVETTGAVVPVVRALFARLRMGWRPPLRLVGVGLEVLAPTAERAAQLSIFDALPEAGGNAAGTTVGRETERDRKLAGALDAIRAKYGRGSIGLAPGGGPPVGRS, translated from the coding sequence GTGACGACGGGCGCTCCGGTGGTCCGCCGCATCCTCCTCTCGGACAGCGACGCCTTCTTCACGCAGTGCGCGCGCGCGGCCGACCCCGAGGGCGCCGGGCGCGCCCGCCTGCTCATCGTCGGCGGCTCGGCCGCGGGGCGCGGCGTCGTCACCTCGGCGAGCTACGAGGCGCGCGCGTACGGCGTGCGCGCCGGCATGCCCACCGCGATGGCGGTCCGCCGCTGCCCGGGCGCGATGGTCGTCCCCGTGCCCAAGGACGTCGTCGGCCGCACGAGCCGCGCGATCTTCGCCGCGCTCGCGCGCTTCGCGCCGGTGTTCGAACCCGCGAGCGTCGACGAGGCGTACCTCGACCTCACGGGCACCGAGGCGGTCTACGGCGGCGAGCCGCTCGCGGCCACCGCGCGCCGGATCCGCCGCGCGGTGCTCGACGAGACGGGCTTCTCGGTGTCGTTAGGCGGCGGGACGTCCAAGCTCGTCGCGAAGATGGCCGCCGAGGCCGCGAAGCCCAAGCCCGGCACCGGCGCCGACGGCGTGCACGTGGTCGCGCCCGGCGGCGAGGCCGAGTTCATGCGCCGCTTCGCGCTCGGCGACATCCCGGGCGTGGGGCCGGTGTTCGCCGAGCGGCTCGCGCGACTCGGGCTCCGCACCGTGGACGACGCGCGCGCGGTCGACCGCGCCGCGCTCGAAGGGCTGCTCGGCGCGCGCGGCGGCGGGTGGCTGTGGGAGCGGGTGCGCGGGATCGACGCGCGCCCCGTCGCGCCGCGGGCGCGCGCGAAGTCGCACTCGCGCGAGGACACCTTCCCGCGCGACGTCGCCGACGACGCCGTGCTCGTGGGCGAGCTGCTGCGGCTCGCCGAGCACGTGGTGGACGACCTGCGCGCGGACGGGCTCACGGCGCGGCGGGTGGTCGTGAAGCTCAAGAGCGCGGAGTTCGCCGTGCGGTCGGGCTCACAGACGCTCGCCGAGCCGGTCGAGACCACTGGGGCGGTCGTGCCCGTGGTGCGCGCGCTGTTCGCGAGGCTGCGGATGGGTTGGCGGCCGCCGCTCCGGCTCGTCGGCGTGGGGCTGGAAGTGCTCGCGCCGACCGCGGAGCGCGCGGCGCAGCTGTCGATCTTCGACGCGCTGCCGGAAGCCGGCGGGAACGCGGCTGGTACCACCGTCGGCCGCGAGACCGAGCGCGACCGGAAGCTCGCGGGCGCGCTCGACGCGATCCGGGCGAAGTACGGCCGCGGGAGCATCGGGCTCGCGCCGGGTGGCGGCCCGCCGGTCGGGCGGTCGTAG
- a CDS encoding DNA-directed RNA polymerase sigma-70 factor, with translation MPDDGRGSAHASLPDMAGTDAPTPWVTDQLRAWGAGDRAALDAVLPVIYAELRRQAVRAMRREGDGHTLSATALVHEVYLRLAPRPGETWRDRAQFFGAAAHLMRQVLVDYARTRLAAKRGGGAWRVTLGHAADVAADETAADGAADVLAVHVALERLAAFDPAKARLVEVRYFGGLTLEETAVVLEVSLATVKREWAVARAWLRRELAPP, from the coding sequence ATGCCGGACGACGGGCGAGGCTCCGCGCACGCGTCGCTCCCCGACATGGCCGGCACGGACGCACCGACCCCGTGGGTGACCGATCAGCTGCGCGCGTGGGGCGCGGGCGACCGGGCGGCGCTCGACGCCGTGCTGCCGGTCATCTACGCCGAGTTACGCCGTCAGGCCGTGCGCGCGATGCGCCGCGAGGGCGACGGGCACACGCTCAGCGCGACGGCCCTGGTGCACGAGGTTTACCTGCGGCTCGCGCCGCGACCCGGGGAGACGTGGCGGGACCGCGCACAGTTCTTCGGCGCGGCCGCCCACCTGATGCGGCAGGTCCTCGTCGACTACGCGCGCACCCGGCTGGCGGCCAAGCGCGGGGGCGGCGCGTGGCGCGTCACCCTCGGTCACGCCGCGGACGTCGCGGCCGACGAGACCGCTGCGGACGGCGCGGCCGACGTCCTCGCCGTCCACGTGGCGCTCGAGCGCCTGGCCGCCTTCGACCCCGCCAAGGCGCGGCTCGTGGAGGTGCGGTACTTCGGCGGCCTCACGCTCGAGGAGACGGCCGTCGTGCTCGAGGTCTCGCTGGCCACGGTCAAACGCGAGTGGGCGGTCGCCCGGGCGTGGCTCCGGCGGGAGCTCGCCCCACCGTGA